One window of the Prinia subflava isolate CZ2003 ecotype Zambia chromosome 1, Cam_Psub_1.2, whole genome shotgun sequence genome contains the following:
- the TFPI2 gene encoding tissue factor pathway inhibitor 2 isoform X1: MAAGRRLPLPALLLPLACAALAQRPLTEKQRACLLPPDDGPCRALVRRWYYDRHTQSCQEFSYGGCYGNANNFLTFDDCEKSCWTIKKVPKLCRMEADGGPCRSYLRRYAFNLSSMRCEEFIYGGCYGNGNNFRDLQSCVDHCLPEKTGPLLCYSPKDEGLCSSSVPRYYYDTKTKSCKVFRYTGCGGNANNFVTEKDCYNVCRKAGSQKPRINKPTNVSHRKIVRKLIKKSQTYNPKS, from the exons ATGGCCGCCGGCCGCCGCCTGCCGCTGCccgcgctgctgctgccgctggcCTGCGCCGCGCTGGCCCAGCGCCCCCTCACAG AGAAGCAGCGCGCCTGCCTGCTGCCCCCCGACGACGGGCCCTGCCGCGCCCTGGTGCGGCGCTGGTACTACGACCGGCACACGCAGAGCTGCCAGGAGTTCAGCTACGGGGGCTGCTACGGGAACGCCAACAACTTCCTCACCTTCGACGACTGCGAGAAGAGCTGCTGGACCATCAAGA aagtgcCCAAGTTATGCCGGATGGAGGCTGATGGAGGACCTTGCAGGAGTTATCTAAGAAGATATGCCTTTAACTTGAGCTCGATGAGGTGTGAGGAATTCATCTATGGTGGCTGTTATGGAAATGGCAACAACTTCAGAGATTTGCAGTCTTGTGTGGACCACTGTCTACCAGAAAAAA ctgGCCCCTTGCTATGCTACAGCCCAAAGGATGAAGGATTGTGTTCCTCTTCTGTGCCTCGCTATTACTATGACACCAAGACTAAGTCATGTAAAGTGTTCAGATATACTGGCTGTGGTGGCAACGCCAACAACTTTGTCACTGAAAAGGATTGCTACAATGTCTGTAGAAAAG CAGGAAGCCAGAAACCAAGAATCAACAAGCCAACAAATGTATCCCACAGAAAAATAGTGagaaaactgattaaaaaatcTCAGACGTATAACCCGAAATCTTAA
- the TFPI2 gene encoding tissue factor pathway inhibitor 2 isoform X2, protein MAAGRRLPLPALLLPLACAALAQRPLTEKQRACLLPPDDGPCRALVRRWYYDRHTQSCQEFSYGGCYGNANNFLTFDDCEKSCWTIKKVPKLCRMEADGGPCRSYLRRYAFNLSSMRCEEFIYGGCYGNGNNFRDLQSCVDHCLPEKTGPLLCYSPKDEGLCSSSVPRYYYDTKTKSCKVFRYTGCGGNANNFVTEKDCYNVCRKGSQKPRINKPTNVSHRKIVRKLIKKSQTYNPKS, encoded by the exons ATGGCCGCCGGCCGCCGCCTGCCGCTGCccgcgctgctgctgccgctggcCTGCGCCGCGCTGGCCCAGCGCCCCCTCACAG AGAAGCAGCGCGCCTGCCTGCTGCCCCCCGACGACGGGCCCTGCCGCGCCCTGGTGCGGCGCTGGTACTACGACCGGCACACGCAGAGCTGCCAGGAGTTCAGCTACGGGGGCTGCTACGGGAACGCCAACAACTTCCTCACCTTCGACGACTGCGAGAAGAGCTGCTGGACCATCAAGA aagtgcCCAAGTTATGCCGGATGGAGGCTGATGGAGGACCTTGCAGGAGTTATCTAAGAAGATATGCCTTTAACTTGAGCTCGATGAGGTGTGAGGAATTCATCTATGGTGGCTGTTATGGAAATGGCAACAACTTCAGAGATTTGCAGTCTTGTGTGGACCACTGTCTACCAGAAAAAA ctgGCCCCTTGCTATGCTACAGCCCAAAGGATGAAGGATTGTGTTCCTCTTCTGTGCCTCGCTATTACTATGACACCAAGACTAAGTCATGTAAAGTGTTCAGATATACTGGCTGTGGTGGCAACGCCAACAACTTTGTCACTGAAAAGGATTGCTACAATGTCTGTAGAAAAG GAAGCCAGAAACCAAGAATCAACAAGCCAACAAATGTATCCCACAGAAAAATAGTGagaaaactgattaaaaaatcTCAGACGTATAACCCGAAATCTTAA
- the LOC134558374 gene encoding guanine nucleotide-binding protein G(I)/G(S)/G(O) subunit gamma-11, whose amino-acid sequence MPAINIEDLSEKDKLKMEVEQLRKEVKLERQPVSKCSEEIKNYIEERSGEDPLVKGVPEDKNPFKEKGGCVIA is encoded by the exons ATGCCAGCCATCAACATCGAGGACCTGAGCGAGAAGGACAAACTGAAAATGGAAGTGGAGCAGCTCCGGAAAGAAGTGAAGCTGGAAAGGCAGCCG GTGTCCAAATGCTCCGAAGAGATCAAGAACTACATCGAGGAGCGGTCGGGAGAGGACCCGCTGGTGAAGGGGGTTCCCGAGGACAAGAACCCCTTCAAGGAGAAGGGAGGCTGTGTCATCGCTTAG